The region TGTTCTGGTCCGACCTCGACGTCGCGCTGCACCAGACCGCGCTGGACCTCCGCGGCGCCGACGGTGAGCTCGTCGACTCGGTGACCGAGGGCCTGCTGTTCGCACTGGGCGGCCCGATCTACGCAGGCACCAACGAGATTCAGCGCAACATCATCGCCGAGCGGCTGCTGGGCCTGCCCCGAAAGTAGACGGACGTGAATTTCGAGATCGACGAACAGCAGCGGGACTTCGCCGCGAGTATCGACGCCGCACTGGGCGCCGCCGACCTGCCCGCCGCCGTGCGGGCCTGGGCCGACGGTGACACCGCGCCGGGACGCAAGGTCTGGGCGCAGTTGACCGACCTCGGCGTGACCGCGCTGATGGTGCCCGAGAGGTTCGACGGCATCGAGGCACACCCGGTCGACCTCGTCGTGGCGCTGGAACGTCTCGGCCGCTGGAACGTGCCCGGACCGGTGACCGAGTCCATCGCGGTGGCGCCGATCCTGCTGGGCGACGACGAGCGCAGCGGCGCGCTGGCCTCCGGCGAGCTGATCGCCACGGTCGCGGCGCCGCCACTGGTACCGCGGGCCGTCGACGCCGACACCGCCGGCCTGGTCCTGCTGGCCGAGGACGGACAGATCAGCGAGGCTGCCGCCGGCGCCGAGCACGAGTCGGTCGATCCCAGCCGAAAGTTGTTCGACGTCAGCGCCTCTGGCGAGGCACGCCCTTCCGATGTCAGCCGCGCCGTCGAATTCGGTGCGCTGGCGACCGCGGCACAGCTCATCGGCGCGGCACAGGCCATGCTCGACGCCGCCGTGGAATACGCCAAGCAGCGCAGCCAGTTCGGCACGGTCATCGGTACGTACCAGGCGATCAAACACAAACTCGCCGATGTGTTGATCGCCGTCGAGCTGGCCCGGCCGCTGGTATACGGGGCGGCGCTCTCGCTGGCCGATCAGTCCGCCGACACTGCTCGCGATGTCAGCGCGGCCAAGGTCGCGGCCGCGGACGCCGCACTGCTGGCGGCACGGTCGTCGTTGCAGACACACGGCGCGATCGGCTTCACCCAGGAACACAACCCGTCGCTGCTCCTGCTGCGGGTGCAGGCCCTGCGCCCGGCATGGGGCGACCCGACATGGCACCGCCGGCGAGTGTTGGAGGCACTGAACCAATGAGCGAAGAACGGGAGTTGTTGCGCGACACCGTCGCAGCACTGGTCGAGAAGCACGCGTCGCCCGAGGCGGTGCGCAAAGCCGCGGCGTCGGAGCGCGGCTACGACGAGGCGCTGTGGAAGATGCTGTGCGAGCAGGTCGGTGCGGCGGCGCTGGTGGTGCCCGAGGAACTCGGTGGTGCTGGCGGCGAATTGGCCGACGCCGCGGTGGTACTCGAAGAGCTGGGCAAGGGCCTGGTGCCGACGCCGCTGCTGGGCACGACACTGGCAGAACTCGCGCTGTTGTCCCTCGACGAACCCGATGAGGATCTACTCGGGGCGCTGGCCGAGGGCAGCGCGATCGGCACCGTCGTGTTCGATGCCGGGTATGTGGTCAACGGCAACGTCGCCGACGTCGTGATCGCCGCGGACGGCCAGACCCTCACCCGTTGGACCTCGTTCACGTCGACCCCCGCGGTCGCGATGGACATCACTCGACCGCTGGCGGCCATCGACGCCGGCGAGACCTCTCCGTTGGGCAGTGATCCGGGCCTGGCCGACACCGCGGCGATCCTGCTCGCGGCCGAGCAGATCGGCGCCGCGTCGCGGTGTCTCGATCTCACGGTCCAGTACACGAAGGACCGGGTGCAGTTCGGCAGGCCGATCGGCAGCTTCCAGGCCCTCAAGCACCGGATGGCCGATCTCTACGTGGCGGTCCAGTCGGCCAAGGCGGTCGTCGACGAGGCGGTCGCCGATCCGTCGCCGACATCGGCGGCGCTGGCCCGGCTGGCGGCCAGCGAGGCCTTCTCCACGGTGGCCGCCGAGGCCGTGCAGATGCACGGTGGCATCGCGATCACCTGGGAGAGCGACATCCAGCTGTACTTCAAGCGAGCCCACGGCAGCGCGCAGCTGTTCGGACCGCCGCGAGAACAGCTGCGCCGCCTCGAGTCCGACGTGTTCTAAGCGGCGAGCAGCCAGTCCCACGCCTCGCCGAGCTGCTCCCGGCGGAACGTGCGCAGCTCGCCCCTCATCAACACCGCCGCGGGCACCTTGATGCACCACTCCTCCCACGCGGGTGCACCGACCATTGCGATCTGGTCGAAGTGGCGCCGGTGCGCGAGGTCGAAGACGGTGTTGGCCCACGCCGCCCTCAGCGTCCAGCCTTCGAATGCCCGGTCCATCAGGAAGAGCACCTTCAGCGTCGCGAATTGCTCGACCAGCGAGTCGATGCGAGGCGCAAGGACATGGTGGTAGTCCGCGGCGGTCAGCTTTCCGCTCGCCCGGACGCCGAGCACGTCTCCGGTGCTGCGGTCGAGGAAGTCGATCATGTCGCCGCGTAGGGCGCCAGCAATGCCTCCGCGCCGTCTCCGACGTCGTCGGGGGCTTCGATCACCAGGCAGAGGTCATCGCCGTCACCGACGATGGTGAACTGCAGGAACGGGCAACAGTCGCGCTCGCGGCGTACCAGCTCACGCACCCGGGGCGCCGCCGAGGGGTGGTAGCGCAGCTCGATCCGTGCGCCGTCGCGGCGGTGGTCACGCAGCGCCACCGCGTTGAGCTCACGAATCCATGTCAGACGGTGTTGCCGGGCACCCGCAGACAGCGTGCAGGCCAGAGGCGGATCTTCCATATCCTCGATGGTGGCCCTTCAAGCCGCTTGAAGTTCAAGGAGGAGGCCCATGGATCTCAAGATCGGCGAGCTTGCTCGCCTGACGGGCACGTCCGCACCGACCATCCGCTACTACGAGGACATCGGCCTTCTACCCCCGCCGCACCGGGCAGGTGGCCAGCGGCGGTACCGCGACGACGACGTCCGGCGGCTGACTTTCGTCCGGCGGTGCAGGGACTTCGGATTCCCCATCGAGGCGGTGCGAACGCTCGCGTCCCTCAGCGCAGACCGCGACCACTCGTGTATCGAGGCACGGGACATCGCGCGCACACACCTGGCCGCGGTCCATAGACGAATGGTGGAACTGCGCGCTCTGGAGCACAGCATCGCCGAGCTCGTCGACGCAGCCGACGGCGCCTGTTCCGGCGGGCCCGGCGCCGAATGTGCCGTGCTTCGGGAACTGGCTCGACCCGCGCGCTAACCTGGCTGCGATGAGCAGCGCGGACACGAAGAATGCAGCGGCACATGGTCCCTCCTGCCGGGCCGGTATCCCGCCGTTCTATGTCATGGACGTCTGGCTGGCCGCGGCCGAACGCCAGCGCACGCACGGCGATCTGGTCAACCTGTCCGCCGGCCAACCCAGCGCGGGTGCGCCGTCGGCGGTCCGGGAGGCGGCCGTCGACGCACTGAACCGCAACCAGCTCGGCTACACCGTCGCTCTCGGCATCCCGGAGCTGCGCACCGCGATCGCCGGCGCCTATGAGTCACGGCACGGGATCGTCGTCGACCCGGATGACGTCGTGGTCACCACCGGATCCTCCGGTGGCTTCCTGCTGGCGTTCCTCGCATGCTTCGACGTCGGGGACCGCGTGGCCATCGCCAGCCCCGGATACCCGTGCTACCGCAACATCCTCTCGGCGCTCGGCTGCGAGGTCGTGGAGTTGCCCTGCGGCCCGGACACCCGGTTCCAGCCGACACTGCAGATGCTCACCGAGCTCGACCCGCCGGTCAAGGGCGTGATCGTCGCGAGCCCGGCCAACCCGACGGGCACGGTGATCCCCCCGGAGGAACTCGCGGCGATCGCCTC is a window of Mycolicibacterium chubuense NBB4 DNA encoding:
- a CDS encoding acyl-CoA dehydrogenase family protein, with product MNFEIDEQQRDFAASIDAALGAADLPAAVRAWADGDTAPGRKVWAQLTDLGVTALMVPERFDGIEAHPVDLVVALERLGRWNVPGPVTESIAVAPILLGDDERSGALASGELIATVAAPPLVPRAVDADTAGLVLLAEDGQISEAAAGAEHESVDPSRKLFDVSASGEARPSDVSRAVEFGALATAAQLIGAAQAMLDAAVEYAKQRSQFGTVIGTYQAIKHKLADVLIAVELARPLVYGAALSLADQSADTARDVSAAKVAAADAALLAARSSLQTHGAIGFTQEHNPSLLLLRVQALRPAWGDPTWHRRRVLEALNQ
- a CDS encoding STAS/SEC14 domain-containing protein, with the translated sequence MIDFLDRSTGDVLGVRASGKLTAADYHHVLAPRIDSLVEQFATLKVLFLMDRAFEGWTLRAAWANTVFDLAHRRHFDQIAMVGAPAWEEWCIKVPAAVLMRGELRTFRREQLGEAWDWLLAA
- a CDS encoding MerR family transcriptional regulator, giving the protein MDLKIGELARLTGTSAPTIRYYEDIGLLPPPHRAGGQRRYRDDDVRRLTFVRRCRDFGFPIEAVRTLASLSADRDHSCIEARDIARTHLAAVHRRMVELRALEHSIAELVDAADGACSGGPGAECAVLRELARPAR
- a CDS encoding pyridoxal phosphate-dependent aminotransferase yields the protein MSSADTKNAAAHGPSCRAGIPPFYVMDVWLAAAERQRTHGDLVNLSAGQPSAGAPSAVREAAVDALNRNQLGYTVALGIPELRTAIAGAYESRHGIVVDPDDVVVTTGSSGGFLLAFLACFDVGDRVAIASPGYPCYRNILSALGCEVVELPCGPDTRFQPTLQMLTELDPPVKGVIVASPANPTGTVIPPEELAAIASWCGSTGVRLISDEVYHGLVYPGSPPTSCAWETSRSSVVVNSFSKYFAMTGWRLGWMLVPQELKRAVDCLTGNFTICPPVLPQLAAVSAFTPESIAEAEALLEGYAANRTLLLDGLRSLGIDRLAPTDGAFYVYADVSHLTTDSLSFCSKLLNDTGVAIAPGVDFDTVRGGAYVRLSFAGPTSDIEEALRRIGSWIS
- the ipdE2 gene encoding acyl-CoA dehydrogenase IpdE2, which encodes MSEERELLRDTVAALVEKHASPEAVRKAAASERGYDEALWKMLCEQVGAAALVVPEELGGAGGELADAAVVLEELGKGLVPTPLLGTTLAELALLSLDEPDEDLLGALAEGSAIGTVVFDAGYVVNGNVADVVIAADGQTLTRWTSFTSTPAVAMDITRPLAAIDAGETSPLGSDPGLADTAAILLAAEQIGAASRCLDLTVQYTKDRVQFGRPIGSFQALKHRMADLYVAVQSAKAVVDEAVADPSPTSAALARLAASEAFSTVAAEAVQMHGGIAITWESDIQLYFKRAHGSAQLFGPPREQLRRLESDVF